A segment of the Terribacillus aidingensis genome:
CGATTTTTCTTCGTGCTGTCATCTCCCGGCGGCGAACCAATTTCCTCTCTTGGGTGAAGCACCATATTTGCCTTGGAATCGTAAGCGATAATATAGCCAGCGCCATTTTTATAATTGAAATTTGATTGCGATAAATCATGCGCGCCGCCCTCTATAGGACCGTTCAATATAGTACGGGCTTCTTCTTGTGCTTCTTCTAAGGTCATTTCACCATTTTCTACACGTTCATTCAACAGCGTAAGTACGCTTGTTGCACTGTTTGCCATATGCTGTAGGTCCATCTTTCCAGAACTAATCAGCTCATTCTTTGCTGTCAAATAACTGATTGTACCGACAGCCGCGCCGCAGATGATTGTGATCACTGCAACGATAATCATTAACCTAACTGCTAAGCCATGTCTCTTTTTCATGGTATTCCCCCTCTGAACATAGATCTGCTCACCTATATAATCGGTGTTTGAAAACGTTTGTGAAGTGAAATAGGAAAAGGATATAAAATTTCTGTAAAAATCCTCTGAAATTTGGAAAGGGAGATGCGAAATGACGGCGATAACGCATATAGGCATGACAGTTTCCAATCTTGATGCAGCGATCAATTGGTATAAGGAGGCATTGGGCTTCCGAATCGTTGCGGGACCATTCGATATGAAAACGGAAGAGGGAGACATGACCCGAGATCTTCAGGGAGATGAAGTGAAGCATATTCGGAATGTCCATATGAGTGCAGCAAATCAGGTGGGCATTGAATTGTTCGAGTTTGTCGTTCCGCAAACAAAGGGGGAGACTGCCAGGAAACCTTGGGAGCCAGGGATATTCCATCTTTGCGTAGTGGCTGAAGGGGGAGATGTACATGGTATGGCAAAAAAAATCGAGAAGACAGGCGGGAAGATTATCAGCAAAATATGGCCGCTCGATGAAGAGAAAGCCTATTACTTAGTTTATTGCCAAGATCCATTTGGAAACATTATCGAAGTTTACTCTCATAGTACAGAACAGATTTTTGCTAACCGTTAAGCAGCTCCATGGCAGTTTAGTAATGGGAAGAAGGTTATGCAGGAACACCCATGTCTGGAAAAACAAGTCTGTCATCTAGAACGTCTGCACCCTTTACCGGTTTGGGTCTATCTGCTATACAGCATGTCCTCTATAATTGTGACAACATCTGATTCGTATCAGCAAAGGAGGACATGCATGTATATGAAACGACAGTTACTTATAGGAATTCTAGTTCTTTTTGGCGCGTTTATTCTGCTTTATCCATCAACAAGTTTCGCCCAAAGCGGAACGG
Coding sequences within it:
- a CDS encoding VOC family protein, with amino-acid sequence MTAITHIGMTVSNLDAAINWYKEALGFRIVAGPFDMKTEEGDMTRDLQGDEVKHIRNVHMSAANQVGIELFEFVVPQTKGETARKPWEPGIFHLCVVAEGGDVHGMAKKIEKTGGKIISKIWPLDEEKAYYLVYCQDPFGNIIEVYSHSTEQIFANR